ACAAACATGATGAGCACGGAACAGATGAGCACCTTGTCCGCCAGCGGATCAAGAAACTTGCCCATGCTGGTGACCATATTGTGACGACGCGCAATATAGCCGTCCGCCCAGTCCGTGGCCGAGGCAAAGGAAAAGGCAAGCATGGCCAGGACACAGAGGACAGGGCCTTCAAAATACAGAAGAATAATGACCAGCGGCGCCATGAGCATGCGCAGCAGGGTAATCTTATTGGCCAGGTTCATGTGTCTGCCTCGCGTGTCTGCTAGACGGGTTTCGGGCATCTCTATCACAAAACGTGCCGGGAGAAAAGGGAAAAACCGAAGGAGGGCGCGCGCGGCTGTCCGCCCCGTGGCAGGTGCCGGTGCACGGCTGCCGGCCCGCAATGTAAAAAAGCGCCCCGAAGGGCGCTTTTTTTTCACTCATGGCAAACGGGCCGGCCTATTCTGCCGGCGGCACGGCGGCCTTTCCCGCCTCCACAGCGGCAGCCACGGCATCGGCCACCTTCAGGAAGGCTTCCTTGGCCGCGCTTTCCTGATCCAGGAAAACCACGGGCACGCCCCTGTCGGCGGCCACCACGGTAACCGGGTCCAGCGGAATCTCGCCCAGGAAGACGGTATGGTAATGCTCGGCCAGCTTCTTGCCGCCGCCCTTCTTGAAGATGTCGATTTCGGTATGGCAGTGCGGGCACACAAGGCCACTCATATTTTCCACCACACCCAGCAGCTTGCCTTCGGCATGGTGCAGGAAGTTCACGGCCTTGCGCACGTCGGCCAGGGAAATTTCCTGCGGCGTGGTCACGGCCACGCACTGGGCATCAGGAATCAGCTTGAGCACGGTCATGTGTTCGTCGCCGGTTCCCGGAGGGGAGTCGATGAACAGGAAGTCAAGGTCTCCCCAGGCCACATCGGACAGGAACTGCCGGATGGCGGCCGTTTTCTTGGGGCCGCGCCAGAGAATGGCGGTATTGCGGTCCTGCAGCAGGGAATCCATGGAAATGACCGACAGATTGCCATTGTAGCGCGACGGAATGAGCAGGTCATTGACCACACTCACATCAGACGGCAAGCCCAGCAGGTTGGGCACGCTGGGGCCGTGAATGTCCACATCCATGATGCCGACCTTGAAACCGCGATGCGCCAGGGCCGCGGCCACATTGACGGTCACGGAACTCTTGCCTACGCCGCCCTTGCCGCTCATCACGAATATCTTGTTCTTGATGCGGCTCAGATTGTCGGCAATGAGCTTGTCCTGGGCGTCCATGGGATTTTCTGTGCAGCCCTCGCCCCCGGGATTGCCCTTGGACGAACAGGAGGCGGCAGAGGAACACGATGAACAGGAAGACATGATAGCTGTTGCTCCTTGCAAGATTGACACACGCCGGCTACCAGCCGTGGTCTCCCACGAGGTCCACGAAGATGGCCGGCCCGAGGTCCGTTTTTTCAATATGTTTTCCGTGTTTTTCCAGACGCAGCAGGCGCTGGTTACGGGGCTTTGTTCCTACAGGAATAAGCAGTATCCCGCCTTCGTCAAGCTGTGCCAGCAGGGGGCGCGGCACTTCCGGCCCGCCGGCCGTGACAATGATGCGGTCGTAGGGGGCGGCATCCGGCAGCCCGAGGGTCCCGTCGCCCAGCTGTCCGTGCACGCGGCGCAGGCCCAGGCTCCGGAAGAGCTGCCGGGTATGCAGATAGAGTTCGCGCAGGCGTTCGATGGTAAAGACCACACAGCCCAGTGCCGCCAACACGG
This is a stretch of genomic DNA from uncultured Desulfovibrio sp.. It encodes these proteins:
- a CDS encoding protein-L-isoaspartate(D-aspartate) O-methyltransferase, translating into MQYSGPYSRPPAPRPVHVDPRRQRARMVRQLAAGGITDQNVLAAMGSVPRHLFVQEALRARAYEDTALPIGYGQTISQPSTVAHMTQLLQVFPGCRVLEIGTGSGYQTAVLAALGCVVFTIERLRELYLHTRQLFRSLGLRRVHGQLGDGTLGLPDAAPYDRIIVTAGGPEVPRPLLAQLDEGGILLIPVGTKPRNQRLLRLEKHGKHIEKTDLGPAIFVDLVGDHGW
- a CDS encoding Mrp/NBP35 family ATP-binding protein encodes the protein MSSCSSCSSAASCSSKGNPGGEGCTENPMDAQDKLIADNLSRIKNKIFVMSGKGGVGKSSVTVNVAAALAHRGFKVGIMDVDIHGPSVPNLLGLPSDVSVVNDLLIPSRYNGNLSVISMDSLLQDRNTAILWRGPKKTAAIRQFLSDVAWGDLDFLFIDSPPGTGDEHMTVLKLIPDAQCVAVTTPQEISLADVRKAVNFLHHAEGKLLGVVENMSGLVCPHCHTEIDIFKKGGGKKLAEHYHTVFLGEIPLDPVTVVAADRGVPVVFLDQESAAKEAFLKVADAVAAAVEAGKAAVPPAE